A single region of the Gracilibacillus caseinilyticus genome encodes:
- a CDS encoding MetQ/NlpA family ABC transporter substrate-binding protein: MKKFVTLLFALLLFVLAACGTSEEDSQNAEGPTELTVGATSVPHAEILEEAKPLLEEKGIELTIEEYQDYVFPNDDLDSGTLDANYFQHIPYLESQMEEKGFDFVNMGGIHIEPMGIYSKNIKSIDDIKEGTVVIMSNSVADHGRVLSLLQNKDLIKLDESVDPVDATVKDVVENPLNLEFETEVDAGFLPEFYNREADALVAINTNYAIEADLVPTEDALILEGSESPYVNVIAARKEDENNEAIKTLVEVLRSEEIQTFIEEKYEGAVVPVDK; encoded by the coding sequence ATGAAAAAATTTGTTACATTATTATTTGCGCTATTGCTTTTTGTTTTAGCAGCTTGCGGTACAAGTGAAGAAGATAGTCAAAATGCAGAAGGTCCTACAGAATTAACCGTCGGAGCTACAAGTGTTCCACACGCAGAAATCTTAGAGGAAGCAAAACCGTTATTAGAAGAAAAAGGTATTGAACTTACCATTGAAGAATACCAAGACTATGTTTTTCCAAACGATGATTTAGATAGCGGTACATTAGATGCGAACTATTTCCAACACATTCCGTACCTTGAATCACAAATGGAGGAAAAAGGGTTCGATTTTGTGAATATGGGTGGTATCCATATTGAACCGATGGGAATTTATTCAAAAAATATTAAAAGTATCGATGATATCAAAGAAGGTACTGTTGTTATCATGAGTAACTCTGTTGCCGATCACGGTCGTGTATTATCACTTTTACAAAATAAAGACTTAATCAAACTTGATGAGAGCGTAGATCCCGTTGACGCAACGGTAAAAGATGTTGTCGAAAATCCATTGAATCTAGAATTTGAAACAGAAGTAGACGCAGGCTTCTTACCAGAGTTTTATAATCGCGAAGCAGACGCTCTAGTTGCAATCAACACCAATTATGCCATTGAAGCTGACTTAGTACCTACAGAAGATGCTTTAATTCTTGAAGGTTCTGAATCTCCTTACGTGAATGTTATTGCTGCACGTAAAGAAGATGAAAATAATGAAGCAATTAAAACATTAGTAGAAGTATTACGTTCAGAAGAAATTCAAACATTCATTGAAGAAAAATATGAAGGTGCAGTGGTACCTGTAGATAAATAA
- a CDS encoding methyl-accepting chemotaxis protein: MKKFIQNRKISTKLYAIVSLAIAIYIISGAIFIGLIVSVTNGLEQQLYDRLYQTSSALLNADRDMYQADQAFITSFVDTENSEEYKSIFAENVSQVEERLALTEEKLMVDPNVDKELAQNHFATFSDNFEAWKEEATTIMNSGEVTNELLTNLRVEFDTARNKLDLLQQELDETAEKSITAIDQIIRYFWIIAVVVILLISAVLFMLSFFLIRQITKPINQLVIANDQISEGNLNIEWMEDNRKDEIGSLAKSTNLMVDELKKMVRQIQEISAEVNGQSREMSQSSDQVSQGSHQIATTMEEMSYGAEQQAGASSDISGSIESLHRKIAASSAEGEALQHASEEVLELSVTSGSQLNDSVEQMQEITSMMQTTVTKVQSLEKQSSKISTLIDVIQNIAEQTNLLALNAAIEAARAGDSGKGFAVVADEVRKLAEQVSQSVTEITGIIGGLQSETKDVANVLEGGYSTVEYGNKTILQSQESFQQIQSQMSGMIDRIGVISTNMFEIQQSSEKVSEASTDIASTSEELAAGIQESSATAEQQSSSMQEIASNAEHLAKLSDDLNELTRKFSI, from the coding sequence TTGAAAAAATTTATCCAAAACAGAAAAATATCTACAAAGCTGTATGCTATTGTTTCATTAGCTATTGCCATTTATATTATTAGTGGAGCTATCTTTATTGGACTTATTGTATCAGTAACAAATGGACTGGAACAACAATTATACGATAGATTATACCAGACGTCATCTGCCTTGCTTAATGCGGATCGTGACATGTATCAAGCAGACCAGGCGTTTATCACATCTTTTGTTGATACGGAAAACAGTGAAGAGTATAAAAGCATTTTTGCAGAAAATGTAAGTCAGGTGGAAGAACGCCTTGCGTTAACAGAAGAAAAATTAATGGTTGATCCCAATGTGGACAAAGAGCTGGCTCAAAACCATTTTGCTACCTTTTCTGATAACTTTGAAGCTTGGAAAGAAGAAGCAACTACGATCATGAATTCAGGAGAGGTAACGAATGAACTGCTGACCAATTTGCGAGTAGAATTTGATACTGCCAGAAATAAATTGGATTTACTGCAGCAGGAATTAGATGAAACAGCGGAGAAATCAATTACAGCCATTGATCAGATTATTAGGTATTTTTGGATTATTGCAGTGGTAGTGATCCTGCTCATTAGTGCTGTTTTGTTTATGCTAAGCTTTTTCCTTATTCGTCAGATTACCAAACCAATTAACCAGCTTGTCATTGCAAACGATCAGATTTCTGAGGGTAATTTGAATATTGAATGGATGGAGGATAACCGAAAAGATGAAATTGGCAGTTTAGCAAAAAGTACGAACCTGATGGTCGATGAATTGAAAAAAATGGTGCGACAGATTCAAGAAATATCTGCTGAAGTGAATGGACAAAGTAGAGAAATGTCCCAAAGTTCCGATCAAGTCAGTCAAGGTTCTCACCAGATTGCGACAACGATGGAAGAAATGTCTTACGGAGCGGAACAGCAAGCAGGTGCATCCAGTGATATTTCTGGATCTATTGAATCACTCCATCGAAAGATCGCTGCTTCTTCTGCAGAAGGAGAAGCATTACAACATGCATCTGAAGAAGTGTTGGAGCTGTCTGTTACGAGTGGTTCGCAATTAAATGATTCTGTTGAACAGATGCAAGAGATTACCTCGATGATGCAAACGACAGTTACTAAGGTGCAAAGTCTAGAAAAGCAATCCAGTAAAATCTCTACATTGATTGATGTTATACAAAATATTGCAGAGCAGACAAACTTGCTAGCGTTGAATGCAGCAATTGAAGCAGCGCGTGCTGGTGATTCAGGAAAAGGTTTTGCAGTGGTAGCAGATGAGGTGAGAAAACTAGCCGAACAAGTCAGTCAATCTGTTACAGAAATTACGGGGATTATTGGTGGCTTACAATCAGAAACGAAAGATGTTGCTAATGTATTAGAAGGCGGTTATTCTACTGTGGAATATGGAAATAAGACGATTTTGCAAAGCCAGGAAAGTTTTCAACAGATTCAGTCGCAAATGTCAGGCATGATAGATCGAATCGGTGTAATTAGTACGAATATGTTTGAAATCCAGCAATCCAGCGAAAAAGTAAGTGAAGCTAGTACAGATATTGCTTCAACATCGGAGGAACTGGCAGCAGGAATTCAAGAAAGCTCTGCCACTGCAGAGCAACAATCTTCCTCCATGCAGGAAATCGCCAGCAATGCAGAACATTTGGCAAAACTGTCAGATGATTTGAATGAGTTGACGAGGAAGTTTAGCATATAA
- a CDS encoding SLAP domain-containing protein, with protein MMQQLIFENAWDHTISDNDRKRIEQLFEETKTSASDGVLFTTIQVASNHRNDLLVTSLIHNFGESSADLTNASVQLVDKNNEDIATLQLQDDRLHMPAATSMPWTFIFPELGNKEQPDTNRTVLLSIKKSTH; from the coding sequence ATGATGCAACAATTAATTTTTGAAAATGCTTGGGATCACACCATTAGTGACAACGACCGTAAGCGGATAGAACAGCTATTTGAAGAAACGAAAACCTCAGCTAGTGATGGTGTTTTGTTTACCACCATCCAGGTGGCCAGCAATCACCGGAATGATCTCTTAGTAACAAGTCTAATTCATAACTTTGGTGAGTCGTCTGCTGATTTAACTAATGCATCCGTTCAATTAGTGGACAAGAATAACGAAGATATAGCCACACTGCAGCTTCAAGATGACAGACTACACATGCCGGCCGCAACATCCATGCCTTGGACCTTTATTTTCCCGGAACTCGGCAATAAAGAGCAACCGGATACAAATCGCACAGTCCTTTTATCTATCAAAAAGTCAACTCATTAG
- a CDS encoding ABC transporter permease codes for MLFHRLSSLLYLKWRQSWLASFIWTVSLVAVTVVVASAFTELFKSDQERNALSQTMENPAMTAMVGPGYGLDDYTNGAMMAHEMLLFTAIVFAIMSILLITKLTRKEEEEGKFELIRSLPVGRLSSLSSAVILVSALNIFIGAVIAVSLSVGNLDGFSVEGSVLYGFTLAAAGLVFTGVAAVVAQLTETSRSTLGLSIGIMLIAYLVRAIGDVSNETLSRISPLGLILRTEVYVNNYWWPVMFTVLIYIILTLLAFYLHSYRDVGAGLLPSKPGRKEASKLLRSPLGLILRLQRTTIISWLVALLLLGISYGSIFGDIESFFEGNDMLQQLLGDSTEYTMTEQFTTLLMVIMSIFATIPAVISFLKIRGEEKKERNDHLLTTGISRHKLFYYYLGIAIVIGIAGLFIAIYGLWASSVTVMEEPIPLTNLIKAGFSYIPAMLSIIMLATVLYGLLPKWTSLVWAYVVFSFFTVYLGGLMDIPEWLSNLSSFAHIPQIPVEDFAATPLIIITIISIAGIICGQVAYRNRDA; via the coding sequence ATGCTTTTTCATCGTTTATCATCTTTACTGTATTTGAAATGGCGTCAAAGCTGGTTAGCAAGTTTCATATGGACGGTATCCTTAGTAGCCGTAACTGTGGTCGTTGCCTCCGCTTTCACTGAATTGTTTAAATCAGACCAGGAACGAAATGCATTGTCACAAACAATGGAAAATCCGGCAATGACGGCAATGGTCGGACCAGGTTATGGACTGGATGATTATACGAATGGTGCGATGATGGCGCATGAGATGTTGCTGTTTACGGCGATTGTTTTTGCAATAATGAGTATTCTTTTAATCACCAAACTAACACGGAAAGAAGAAGAGGAAGGTAAATTTGAATTAATTCGTTCGTTACCTGTTGGCCGGCTTTCAAGCTTGAGTAGTGCGGTTATATTGGTTTCCGCTTTAAATATATTCATTGGAGCGGTGATAGCAGTCAGCTTAAGCGTGGGTAATTTAGACGGCTTTAGTGTTGAAGGATCAGTGCTTTACGGCTTTACACTCGCTGCGGCTGGATTAGTGTTTACCGGAGTGGCGGCAGTGGTGGCGCAATTAACCGAAACCTCTCGGAGTACGTTAGGATTATCGATCGGTATTATGCTCATTGCCTATCTTGTCCGTGCAATAGGAGATGTAAGCAATGAAACACTCAGTCGTATTTCACCATTAGGGTTAATTTTACGAACAGAGGTGTACGTTAATAATTATTGGTGGCCTGTAATGTTTACTGTTTTGATTTATATAATACTGACATTACTCGCATTTTATTTACACAGTTATCGTGATGTGGGTGCAGGATTGCTTCCATCCAAACCAGGCAGGAAAGAAGCCTCTAAGTTGCTGCGGTCTCCATTAGGACTAATCTTACGATTGCAGCGTACAACCATTATTTCCTGGTTAGTTGCATTATTGCTGCTCGGTATTTCCTACGGATCTATATTTGGTGACATTGAATCATTTTTTGAAGGTAATGATATGTTGCAGCAATTGCTCGGAGATAGCACGGAATATACGATGACCGAACAATTTACCACATTGCTAATGGTAATTATGTCAATATTCGCAACGATTCCTGCTGTTATCTCGTTTTTGAAAATAAGAGGAGAAGAAAAGAAAGAACGGAATGATCATCTGTTAACGACAGGCATTTCCCGTCATAAATTGTTTTATTATTATCTTGGTATTGCGATTGTGATCGGAATTGCCGGTCTGTTTATTGCGATATATGGACTGTGGGCTAGTTCTGTCACAGTGATGGAAGAGCCGATTCCGTTGACCAATTTAATCAAAGCAGGATTTTCTTATATTCCAGCGATGTTGAGCATAATTATGCTGGCAACCGTTCTGTACGGTCTGCTGCCAAAGTGGACATCACTTGTCTGGGCTTATGTTGTCTTCTCTTTTTTCACTGTCTACTTAGGTGGTTTGATGGATATACCAGAGTGGCTGTCGAACCTGTCCAGCTTTGCACATATCCCGCAAATACCAGTAGAGGATTTTGCAGCAACACCTTTAATTATCATAACTATTATAAGCATTGCAGGAATTATCTGTGGGCAAGTCGCCTATCGGAATCGTGATGCTTAG
- a CDS encoding ABC transporter ATP-binding protein, with protein sequence MNMIEVNSVTKKFGSFTALNNIDLKVKQGEVYGFIGPNGAGKSTTIRVLLGIIKATSGQITVFGKDAWKDAVDIHRKVAYVPGDVHLWENLTGGETIDTFLMLRGGINKTKRDQLIKRYQLDPRKKAGTYSKGNRQKVALIAAFASDADLFILDEPTAGLDPLMENVFQECVQEVKQEGKSVLLSSHILSEVEKLCDRVGIIREGKMIESGSLDELRHLTRTSMLIETVEDASALDKVEGIHHFQEKDHVYSFQVDTEQLSDIMKTIVQYGVKRMESTPPTLEDLFMRHYQEEKIEGKG encoded by the coding sequence ATGAATATGATTGAGGTTAACAGTGTCACGAAGAAGTTTGGCTCTTTTACAGCATTAAATAATATAGACTTGAAGGTTAAACAAGGAGAAGTATACGGCTTTATTGGACCGAATGGAGCAGGGAAATCAACGACAATCCGAGTGCTTTTAGGCATTATTAAGGCAACATCCGGACAAATAACTGTTTTCGGAAAAGATGCGTGGAAGGATGCGGTGGACATTCATCGTAAAGTGGCTTATGTGCCAGGCGATGTTCATTTGTGGGAAAATTTAACCGGTGGAGAGACTATTGATACGTTTCTGATGCTTCGGGGTGGCATAAACAAGACCAAGCGTGATCAGCTTATTAAACGCTATCAACTTGATCCCCGTAAAAAAGCAGGCACCTATTCCAAAGGGAATCGCCAGAAGGTGGCCTTAATCGCGGCTTTTGCTTCGGATGCTGATTTATTCATACTTGATGAACCGACTGCAGGACTGGATCCACTGATGGAGAATGTCTTTCAGGAATGCGTTCAGGAAGTGAAACAAGAAGGTAAGAGTGTTCTGTTATCCAGTCATATTCTATCAGAGGTGGAGAAATTATGTGATCGGGTCGGTATTATCCGGGAAGGGAAAATGATCGAGAGCGGTTCGCTGGATGAATTGCGTCATCTCACGAGAACAAGTATGTTGATTGAGACGGTCGAAGATGCTTCAGCACTAGATAAGGTGGAAGGCATTCATCATTTTCAGGAAAAGGATCATGTCTACAGCTTTCAAGTGGATACCGAACAGTTATCAGATATCATGAAAACCATTGTTCAATATGGCGTCAAGAGGATGGAAAGCACACCGCCAACGCTAGAAGATTTATTTATGCGTCATTACCAAGAGGAGAAGATAGAAGGAAAGGGGTGA
- a CDS encoding TetR/AcrR family transcriptional regulator, translating to MDGFKKRTQQKQEQILKTALQLFSANGIKKVSIAQIAKAAEVSQVSIYNYFDSKHNLVHETMIYYIDELFQQYLNILDSNLSFREKIEQIIFNKTALAHSIHDEVYHFLIEQSYVEKIFQEKSVPLFHQLIEEGKQSGYIDQNLSNEAIMLYLHMFKDYMQKDDVSDYILPITEDINHLFFYGMIGRKN from the coding sequence ATGGACGGTTTTAAAAAACGAACACAGCAAAAACAAGAGCAAATTCTCAAAACAGCACTGCAGCTTTTTTCTGCTAACGGCATCAAAAAAGTTTCGATCGCACAAATTGCCAAAGCAGCTGAAGTGTCACAAGTTTCGATTTACAATTACTTTGACAGTAAGCATAATCTCGTACATGAAACGATGATCTATTATATTGACGAATTATTCCAACAATATTTGAACATTTTGGACAGCAATCTTTCCTTCCGTGAAAAAATTGAACAAATCATCTTCAACAAAACAGCACTGGCACATTCCATCCACGATGAAGTCTATCACTTCTTGATCGAGCAATCCTATGTCGAGAAAATTTTTCAAGAGAAATCTGTTCCTCTTTTTCATCAGTTGATTGAAGAAGGGAAACAATCAGGCTATATCGATCAAAATCTGTCAAACGAGGCCATCATGCTTTACCTGCATATGTTCAAGGACTACATGCAAAAGGATGATGTGAGTGACTACATCCTGCCTATCACAGAAGATATAAATCACTTGTTTTTTTACGGAATGATAGGCAGAAAAAATTAA
- a CDS encoding aminoglycoside 6-adenylyltransferase: protein MRREKEMMELILRFAREDERVRVVGMNGSRTNANVVKDSFQDYDIVYLVEDMASLLEERDWIDYFGERMIMQTPEESTLFPATLGGWFTFLIQFTDGNRLDLMLIPIEEINKYLVNDTLTRILLDKDGLIEENPLPNESSHYVKRPTHSEFVDCCNEFWWVNPYVAKGLCRDQFLYATHHLDKVLREELLRMMAWNIGVTFDFKVNLGAAYKLLPDYLEPERFQSLQATYLLHTSSHCWESLFLMQQMFQEEARLLADRLHFPYPDHYERVISYIRELYRAE, encoded by the coding sequence ATGCGTAGAGAAAAGGAAATGATGGAGTTAATTTTGCGGTTTGCGCGTGAGGATGAACGGGTGCGGGTGGTTGGTATGAACGGCTCTCGAACCAATGCGAACGTGGTGAAAGATTCCTTTCAAGATTATGATATCGTTTATTTGGTAGAAGACATGGCATCTCTATTGGAAGAACGAGACTGGATCGATTATTTTGGCGAGCGAATGATTATGCAAACACCCGAGGAATCTACACTTTTTCCCGCAACACTTGGAGGCTGGTTTACTTTTCTCATTCAATTCACAGACGGCAATCGACTTGATTTAATGTTGATCCCCATCGAAGAAATCAATAAATATTTAGTTAATGATACACTTACACGCATACTATTAGATAAGGATGGGCTTATTGAAGAAAATCCTCTTCCGAATGAATCGAGCCATTATGTAAAACGGCCAACTCATTCTGAATTTGTAGACTGCTGTAACGAATTCTGGTGGGTTAACCCTTACGTAGCAAAAGGCTTATGCCGTGACCAATTTCTTTATGCCACTCACCATCTGGACAAAGTACTTCGCGAGGAGTTATTGAGAATGATGGCTTGGAATATCGGAGTAACCTTTGATTTTAAGGTCAATCTCGGCGCAGCCTACAAGCTTTTGCCTGACTATCTGGAGCCAGAACGTTTTCAATCGTTACAAGCTACCTATCTATTACATACATCATCGCATTGTTGGGAGTCGTTATTTTTGATGCAGCAAATGTTTCAAGAAGAAGCTAGATTGCTTGCTGATCGATTACATTTTCCTTATCCAGACCATTACGAAAGGGTTATCAGCTATATACGAGAGTTATATCGGGCAGAATAA
- a CDS encoding P-II family nitrogen regulator has product MMPNEKTRHFEIIYVIVKFGLGSKILKEAKKCGVSGGTLFIGKGTISNRILNLLSITDMRKEIVMMISNQKTTKKAMEHLNKVFRFDKPNHGIVFTTSLTSLMGTRSCQIEDDEERGDGEIMYQNIIVIVDKGNAEDVIKAAQKAGSKGGTIINARGSGIHETGKLFSMDIEPEKEIVMILSDEDYTEPICNKIREELKIDEPGNGIIFVQDVNRTYGIYE; this is encoded by the coding sequence ATGATGCCTAATGAAAAAACACGTCACTTTGAAATTATTTATGTGATTGTGAAGTTTGGTTTAGGTAGTAAAATTCTAAAAGAGGCGAAAAAATGTGGAGTCTCAGGCGGTACACTTTTTATCGGAAAAGGTACCATCAGTAATCGGATTTTAAATTTGTTATCGATTACAGATATGCGCAAAGAAATTGTGATGATGATATCTAATCAAAAAACGACGAAAAAAGCAATGGAGCATTTAAATAAAGTATTTCGTTTCGATAAACCGAATCATGGGATTGTATTTACGACATCGTTAACCAGTTTAATGGGTACGAGAAGCTGTCAGATTGAAGATGATGAGGAAAGAGGTGATGGAGAGATTATGTATCAGAATATTATTGTGATTGTCGATAAAGGAAATGCAGAGGATGTCATCAAGGCTGCACAAAAGGCTGGCTCAAAAGGTGGTACCATCATCAATGCAAGAGGATCCGGTATTCATGAGACAGGTAAGCTGTTTTCCATGGATATTGAGCCGGAGAAGGAGATTGTCATGATTTTATCAGACGAGGACTACACAGAACCGATCTGTAATAAAATACGAGAAGAATTAAAAATTGATGAACCTGGAAACGGCATCATCTTCGTTCAGGACGTCAACCGCACTTATGGAATTTACGAGTAG
- a CDS encoding DUF1538 domain-containing protein yields the protein MNILWSKLLEVVYAVLPITIIVIILQFTLTSLDITLIIRFLIGAVLIIIGLSIFLLGVDIGITPIGTQLGKTIAKSNRLWIVILAGLCLGFIISIAEPDLHILAGQVEMVTSSAIAKLTLVIVVSVGIAVMLSIGLIRIVHNIPLFKILTIIYGAVFLLALFTSPQFLAIAFDASGATTGAMTVPFILALSIGISVMKKDSKASEKDSFGLVAIASVGAIITVMLMSIFSRQSELASGTMEEEHHGTEALFMPFLQEFGHIAEEVILALSPIVILFFIFQKLSFKLSRESVRKIVTGLVFTFIGLVLFLVGVNAGFMELGTELGYSIASLEHKAYIVIVGLILGIVTILAEPAVYVLTNQIEDVTSGYVKRKVVLFTLAIGVGIAVALSMLRILIPGLQLWHYILPGYLIAIALMYITPKLFVGIAFDSGGVASGPMTATFILAFTHGAAEAIEGADVIVDGFGMIAMVALTPLITLQILGLIFKLKSKKGGMKT from the coding sequence TTGAATATATTATGGTCAAAATTGCTAGAAGTTGTCTACGCGGTTCTCCCCATTACGATTATTGTTATCATCCTTCAATTTACTTTAACATCGCTTGATATTACCTTAATTATTCGCTTTTTAATTGGTGCTGTACTTATTATTATTGGTCTGTCCATATTTCTGTTAGGTGTAGATATCGGGATTACGCCGATTGGGACGCAGCTGGGAAAGACAATTGCGAAATCAAATCGTTTATGGATCGTTATATTGGCTGGTTTATGTTTAGGTTTTATTATTTCGATAGCAGAGCCTGATTTACATATTTTAGCGGGACAAGTCGAGATGGTCACATCTAGCGCCATCGCAAAATTGACACTCGTCATTGTTGTCTCTGTAGGTATAGCGGTAATGCTCTCGATCGGTTTAATCCGGATTGTGCACAATATTCCCTTATTCAAAATACTTACTATCATATACGGTGCTGTATTTCTGTTAGCGTTGTTTACTTCCCCACAATTTTTGGCGATTGCCTTTGATGCGTCTGGTGCCACAACTGGGGCAATGACAGTGCCGTTTATTCTTGCTTTATCGATTGGTATATCTGTGATGAAAAAGGATAGTAAAGCATCGGAGAAGGATAGCTTCGGTCTGGTAGCGATTGCTTCCGTTGGGGCGATCATTACGGTGATGTTAATGAGTATTTTCAGCAGACAGAGTGAACTGGCAAGCGGTACGATGGAAGAAGAACATCATGGAACAGAAGCTTTATTTATGCCTTTCTTGCAAGAATTTGGGCATATTGCAGAAGAGGTCATCCTTGCGTTATCACCAATTGTTATTTTATTTTTTATCTTTCAGAAGTTGTCGTTTAAATTATCAAGAGAATCCGTACGCAAAATTGTGACTGGACTTGTGTTTACATTCATTGGGCTTGTTCTATTTTTAGTAGGGGTAAATGCGGGTTTTATGGAGTTAGGGACAGAATTAGGATATAGTATTGCCAGCTTGGAACATAAGGCGTATATTGTTATTGTCGGATTAATCTTAGGGATTGTAACTATACTTGCAGAACCAGCAGTATATGTGCTGACAAATCAAATCGAGGATGTAACCAGTGGCTATGTGAAACGGAAAGTGGTCTTGTTTACGTTAGCAATCGGTGTCGGGATCGCTGTTGCGTTATCGATGCTGCGGATACTCATTCCCGGTTTACAGTTATGGCATTATATTTTGCCTGGCTATCTGATCGCGATTGCGCTTATGTATATTACACCAAAGTTATTTGTAGGTATTGCTTTTGACTCAGGCGGTGTTGCTTCGGGTCCGATGACAGCGACATTTATCCTCGCCTTTACCCACGGAGCAGCAGAAGCAATTGAAGGTGCTGATGTGATCGTGGACGGTTTTGGTATGATAGCGATGGTAGCCTTAACCCCGTTGATTACCTTGCAAATACTCGGATTAATCTTCAAGCTGAAGTCAAAAAAAGGGGGCATGAAGACATGA
- a CDS encoding ATP-grasp domain-containing protein — translation MRGWLIYRQQDADKNHLFIQWLQSEAVTINIELTLVIYEELTYGVEAGKLFVYWKEGDDPDFVIMRAIDPLLSQQLEWINIPVFNSAQVAAIANDKAKTHQLFARHGIPMMDTHFAARPHDISYPLIIKDVTGRGGEQVSKIRSKQDMPDLTDGNYILQQMAMPGKDVRVFVLGNMIIGSVLRTSESDFRANYSLGGTATLYELSTAEHALVHQIIDVIQADFIGIDFVFGRDGTLYLNEIEDIVGSRTLTSLTDINIAQLYMTYIKKQLLAKD, via the coding sequence ATGAGAGGCTGGCTGATTTATCGCCAACAAGATGCAGATAAAAATCACCTGTTTATCCAGTGGCTGCAGTCAGAAGCGGTGACTATCAATATCGAACTGACACTTGTAATATATGAAGAGCTGACATACGGAGTGGAAGCAGGGAAATTATTTGTTTACTGGAAAGAAGGGGACGATCCTGACTTTGTGATCATGCGCGCGATCGATCCGCTTTTATCACAACAATTGGAATGGATCAACATTCCGGTCTTTAATAGTGCTCAGGTGGCTGCTATTGCTAATGATAAAGCGAAAACCCATCAGCTATTTGCTCGACATGGCATTCCGATGATGGATACACACTTTGCAGCTCGTCCACACGACATCAGCTATCCATTGATAATAAAAGATGTAACAGGTCGTGGTGGGGAGCAGGTAAGTAAGATTAGATCGAAACAAGATATGCCTGATTTAACAGATGGCAATTACATTCTTCAGCAAATGGCCATGCCAGGAAAGGATGTACGCGTATTTGTTTTGGGTAATATGATTATTGGCAGTGTCTTAAGAACTTCTGAATCCGATTTTCGTGCAAACTATTCCTTAGGTGGAACAGCGACATTATATGAACTCAGTACTGCCGAACATGCGCTGGTTCATCAAATAATTGACGTGATACAAGCTGATTTTATTGGCATTGATTTCGTGTTTGGCAGAGATGGCACACTCTATTTAAATGAAATAGAAGATATTGTCGGAAGTCGTACGCTAACAAGTCTGACCGATATTAATATAGCACAATTGTATATGACTTATATTAAAAAACAACTCTTGGCAAAAGATTAA